From the Phreatobacter oligotrophus genome, the window CTCGTCGATCCGGCCGTCCTCGTGGAACGGGGTCGCTGCGATCACGTAGACGCCGCTGGCGGTGGTGAGATCGGTGCCGTTCGCCTTCATGGCCGTGGTCCTCGTTGGGAAAGTGGCGTTTCGGGATGAGCCGATGACACGAAAGGGCCGTGCCGGTCAAAGGGCCGGTGCCGCAGGGCATCCATGCCGGTCCCTTGGCACCTCCGTCACGACGGATCGCGGAACGGATCGGCGAAGCGGACGGCGCTGCGGCGGACCTCGTCGAGGAAGGCGCGCACCAGCCGCTTCTGCGGACGGCCGCGGGCGGTGAGCGCGAAGGCCTCGATGGGCACGCGCGGAGTGAGCGGGCGGAAGACGAGGTCATAGCGGCCGCCCACCACGGCAAAGCTGTCGACCACGGCCACACCGACCCCGCTCTCGGCGAGCAGGCAGGCCGTTCCGCTGTAGCGCGTCTCGACCATCACCTTGTCCTGCAGCGCCTGGGTCCAGAAGCTGCGGGCGAGAGCCACGCCGAGCGGCGTGCCCGGCTCGAAGCCGATCAGCGGATGGGCCGCGAGGTCCGCGGCCGATATCTCCGAGCGGCTGGCCAGTGGATGGTCCGGCGGGCAGACGCAGACCATCTGCCCGGTGCAGATCGGCGTCGCCTCGATGCCAGCGCGCGGCTGCGGCGACAGCGAGAAGCCGACATCGACGAAGCCGGATTCGACGCCCTCCACCACGCCCGGGGTCCGGCGCA encodes:
- a CDS encoding LysR family transcriptional regulator — protein: MLNLRQLEIFREVIRCQTTVGAAEALAISQPAVSNAIRQIESQLGMPLFDRVGNRLVPTDEAREVMRGSEPIFSLYRAFSEKLKDLRDTRTGSLRVLSTPALANALVPRALKSFLVARPDMRVFFDVRRTPGVVEGVESGFVDVGFSLSPQPRAGIEATPICTGQMVCVCPPDHPLASRSEISAADLAAHPLIGFEPGTPLGVALARSFWTQALQDKVMVETRYSGTACLLAESGVGVAVVDSFAVVGGRYDLVFRPLTPRVPIEAFALTARGRPQKRLVRAFLDEVRRSAVRFADPFRDPS